Proteins co-encoded in one Muntiacus reevesi chromosome 13, mMunRee1.1, whole genome shotgun sequence genomic window:
- the BRI3BP gene encoding BRI3-binding protein codes for MGARASGGPRARTGFLLLLLLLGLVAPGAQGARSRGSTEKNSYRRTVNTFSQSVSSLFGEDNVRAAQKFLTRLTERFVLGVDMFVETVWKVWAELLEVLGLDVSNLSQYFNPSSVASSPARALLLVGVVLLAYWFLSLTLGFTFSALHVVFGRFFWVVRVILFSMSCVYILHKYEGEPENAVLPLCFVVAIYFMTGPMGFYWRGSPSGPSVEEKLEQLENQVRLLNIRLTRVLESLDRPNSK; via the exons ATGGGCGCGCGCGCTTCGGGAGGACCCCGGGCCCGGACTggattcctgctgctgctgctgctgctcgggCTGGTGGCCCCGGGCGCGCAGGGGGCGCGGAGCCGCGGCAGCACCGAGAAGAACAGCTACCGCCGCACGGTCAACACCTTCTCGCAGAGCGTCAGCAGCCTGTTCGGCGAGGACAACGTGCGCGCCGCTCAGAAG TTCCTGACAAGGCTGACTGAGAGGTTCGTGCTGGGAGTGGACATGTTTGTGGAAACCGTGTGGAAAGTTTGGGCAGAGCTCTTGGAAGTTCTTGGACTTGACG TCTCGAACCTGTCCCAGTACTTCAACCCCAGCTCGGTGGCCAGCAGCCCTGCCCGAGCCCTGCTGCTGGTAGGCGTCGTCCTCCTGGCCTACTGGTTCCTGTCTCTGACGCTGGGCTTCACCTTCAGTGCCCTGCACGTGGTGTTCGGCCGCTTCTTCTGGGTGGTGCGAGTCATCCTGTTCTCCATGTCCTGCGTGTACATCCTGCACAAATACGAGGGCGAGCCTGAGAATGCCGTGCTGCCCTTGTGTTTCGTGGTGGCCATCTACTTCATGACCGGGCCCATGGGCTTCTACTGGCGAGGCAGCCCCAGTGGCCCCAGCGTGGAGGAGAAGCTGGAACAACTGGAGAACCAGGTCAGACTGCTCAACATCCGCCTCACCCGTGTGCTGGAGAGTCTTGACCGCCCCAACAGCAAGTGA